A single window of Archangium gephyra DNA harbors:
- a CDS encoding DUF692 domain-containing protein, with protein MSHPEAAAWQLPWRGLGLSSNLDAADQPHPYRLLAESPGLFDYVEYSAPLSLDETRRHASLFPEMWERRGEVPVLFHPVHLNLYGPELEPVKALADLDAHARAVGSAWVGNDIGWWHAGGQPFPGYLYFTPPFTEAGVRDSVAHALHVQSHLSVPLALENPAAFAKRGELHVLDFLARVHARTGLPLLIDLGHLLSYQLAAGLPLEAGLDGFPLDKVIELHLAGGVITRRNGRGYYVDDHTQPVREELFGLLESLLPRCPSLRAVTFEGDGHPSEVAALTLRRLRKLVPAAPPRPPLTLTPVKEPAPALTRESEPWSLYDIGYGVKAETGSDIEGARAETDFRLAVVAETLDRDWPVSRLLLAGTREGLRAFTASKEFRELFEGLGRSPGHAFASWARRQLRERPDEGAAAAVTFETFLPNAFMTRPAPAPGPGQVGLAEDVRVGSFPVDLTELVFAAKSLRRHLTGRAWACEVLDVSGLESLAQVARRPAPGPWTFVVRRRGRGLEVLPVPPSLLQVLCSLVQAPRAVEELPAAVLTEGRALGVLRRG; from the coding sequence ATGAGCCACCCTGAAGCGGCTGCCTGGCAGCTCCCCTGGCGCGGGCTGGGCCTGAGCAGCAACCTCGACGCGGCGGACCAGCCGCACCCCTACCGGTTGCTCGCCGAGTCGCCCGGTCTCTTCGACTACGTCGAGTACAGCGCCCCCCTGTCGCTCGACGAGACGCGGCGGCACGCCTCGCTCTTCCCCGAGATGTGGGAGCGCCGCGGCGAGGTGCCCGTGCTCTTCCACCCCGTGCACCTCAACCTCTACGGCCCCGAGCTGGAGCCGGTGAAGGCACTCGCGGACCTGGACGCGCACGCGCGCGCCGTGGGCAGCGCCTGGGTGGGCAACGACATCGGCTGGTGGCACGCGGGCGGGCAGCCCTTCCCGGGCTACCTCTACTTCACCCCTCCCTTCACCGAGGCCGGTGTCCGCGACAGCGTGGCCCATGCGCTCCACGTCCAGTCGCACCTGTCCGTGCCGCTCGCGCTGGAGAACCCCGCCGCCTTCGCGAAGCGCGGCGAGCTGCACGTGCTGGACTTCCTGGCCCGCGTGCACGCGCGCACCGGCCTGCCGCTGCTGATCGATCTGGGACACCTGCTCAGCTACCAGCTCGCCGCCGGGCTGCCCCTGGAGGCGGGGCTCGACGGCTTCCCGTTGGACAAGGTGATCGAGCTCCACCTCGCCGGTGGTGTCATCACGCGGCGCAACGGGCGGGGCTACTACGTGGATGACCACACCCAGCCCGTGCGCGAGGAGCTCTTCGGCCTGCTGGAGTCGCTGTTGCCGCGCTGCCCCTCGCTGCGCGCCGTCACCTTCGAGGGAGACGGACACCCGTCCGAGGTGGCCGCCCTCACGCTGCGCCGCCTGCGCAAGCTGGTGCCCGCCGCCCCGCCGAGGCCTCCGCTCACGCTCACGCCGGTGAAGGAGCCCGCGCCGGCCCTCACCCGCGAGAGCGAGCCGTGGTCCCTCTATGACATCGGCTACGGCGTGAAGGCGGAGACGGGGAGCGACATAGAGGGGGCCCGGGCGGAGACGGACTTCCGGCTCGCGGTGGTGGCGGAGACGCTCGATCGGGACTGGCCGGTGTCGCGGCTGCTGCTCGCGGGCACGCGCGAGGGGCTGCGTGCCTTCACCGCCTCCAAGGAGTTCCGCGAGCTCTTCGAGGGCCTGGGCCGCTCGCCGGGACATGCCTTCGCGTCCTGGGCGCGGCGCCAGCTGCGCGAGCGTCCGGACGAGGGCGCCGCGGCGGCGGTCACCTTCGAGACGTTCCTGCCCAACGCCTTCATGACGCGGCCCGCGCCGGCGCCCGGCCCGGGACAGGTGGGGCTCGCCGAGGACGTGCGCGTGGGCTCCTTCCCGGTGGACCTCACGGAGCTCGTCTTCGCCGCGAAGTCGCTGCGCCGCCACCTCACGGGGCGGGCGTGGGCGTGCGAGGTGCTGGACGTGAGTGGCCTCGAGTCGCTCGCGCAGGTGGCCCGGCGTCCGGCTCCGGGCCCATGGACCTTCGTCGTGCGGCGCAGGGGCAGGGGACTGGAGGTGCTCCCGGTGCCGCCCTCGCTGTTGCAGGTGCTGTGCTCGCTCGTGCAGGCGCCCCGGGCGGTGGAGGAGCTTCCCGCCGCGGTGCTGACGGAGGGCAGGGCCCTGGGGGTGTTGCGCCGGGGCTGA
- a CDS encoding alpha/beta fold hydrolase: protein MYQTTGSVALPVALPLEEGGLLGGAQLAWSAYGERSDDNVAVLLHDLPHSHRALGPVEQAAFQPSGWGTELVGEGRPLDTSTLHVVVPNLLGSPFGSTSPVTVDARAGLPYGAALPTVTVTDMARAVAAMLRGMKVRHVRALVGVGLGGLVALRLAALFPELPAAVVVLGAARTLPEAQRERLGLARHLLRLDPDFHEGQYTPGHGPKRTLRKQYLEYLRLVHGPAEPALEAEADAFAEGFDANTWALLCTAYAGGDVTDSLAQVRAPVLLVAAAEDALAPPSRVRDTYHLLSAAGVRAHYHELPAPSAHASLLTQVRRLHGPMRDFLRRRS, encoded by the coding sequence GTGTACCAGACCACCGGCAGCGTGGCGTTACCGGTTGCACTTCCTCTAGAGGAGGGCGGCCTGCTGGGCGGGGCCCAGCTCGCCTGGTCCGCCTACGGTGAGCGCTCCGACGACAATGTTGCCGTGCTGCTGCACGATCTCCCGCACTCGCACCGGGCGCTGGGGCCCGTGGAGCAGGCGGCCTTCCAGCCCTCGGGCTGGGGCACGGAGCTCGTCGGCGAGGGGCGGCCCCTGGACACCTCCACGCTCCACGTGGTGGTGCCCAACCTGCTCGGCAGCCCCTTTGGCTCGACATCGCCGGTGACGGTGGACGCGCGGGCGGGCCTGCCCTACGGCGCGGCGCTGCCCACGGTGACGGTGACGGACATGGCGCGCGCGGTGGCGGCCATGCTCCGCGGCATGAAGGTGCGGCACGTGCGGGCGCTGGTGGGCGTGGGGCTCGGAGGGCTGGTGGCGCTGCGGCTCGCGGCGCTCTTCCCGGAGCTGCCGGCGGCGGTGGTGGTGCTGGGCGCCGCGCGCACCCTGCCCGAGGCCCAACGCGAGCGGCTCGGCCTCGCGCGCCACCTGCTGCGGTTGGATCCCGACTTCCACGAGGGCCAGTACACGCCGGGCCACGGGCCCAAGCGGACGCTGCGCAAGCAGTACCTGGAGTACCTGCGGCTGGTGCACGGGCCCGCCGAGCCGGCGCTGGAGGCCGAGGCGGATGCCTTCGCGGAGGGCTTCGACGCGAACACGTGGGCGCTGCTGTGCACGGCCTACGCGGGAGGAGATGTCACCGACAGCCTGGCGCAGGTGCGGGCGCCGGTGCTGCTGGTGGCGGCGGCGGAGGACGCGCTGGCTCCTCCGTCCCGGGTGCGCGACACGTACCACCTGCTCAGCGCGGCGGGTGTGCGGGCGCACTACCACGAGCTGCCCGCGCCGAGCGCGCACGCGAGCCTGCTCACCCAGGTCCGGCGGCTGCACGGGCCGATGCGGGACTTCCTGCGCCGCCGCAGCTGA
- a CDS encoding PQQ-binding-like beta-propeller repeat protein: MIRFRVGHRWKREPAEAPHDSVSLELDGVNLLPGAVEEPLVEAVPALVEAVAGLHAGGRRLAQVSLTEAHLELVLRRSGTDIELQVASLSRPARLLRPPLRLDAEELAEAARVGGQGFLEDIRKVAPRRLSGAAEQGLEQALRQLEEPVHLREERRPEPFTRRVAPPGVPGFGFALDDTDDVLRRAAREKGPALASLLCPGEVWLSLPERPVAWRASGPPFLTALELARQAADLARAVELGEPRFGLEPAGVRPELTLDLKAGEARLGGATFPLTGAALVEAMYHLGQALAVAMSERERALAGNPYLVELTERCREGLSHLRGAVQPPEESGMAMARTALSTAASRPLKVPGRLRRLRFDDLWEQRKLADADQGRLMLGRQGPVYSSPQMACAFERKSGKQLWRRAATHGVAASTDGYSLAASAVRVCGFHGKGAGARWLHDHDGLRIGPQLLRQDGLLLTLSDDRIALAYNEMTGREMWRLTPPRTRRSHLSIHAHRALLATDSGYLYGLDLADGQVRFRVSASLPFLGPPVPWGRRFVATLGQGSHFALLLSDAHTGEAAWTYEMSLALPSAPLPSGKRVYVAGELEGEGVLLCLDANGQTRWQRTLHLGPGPFALARLPGGVLVTSALGAATRVSDEGEVDWRVGAAGEQLTKALQPIISRGVVLVPGERVRAVDPDSGNVLAEVRAGAGLMALQADAQLNLYFLDELGTISAYRLVSHFAVVSS, from the coding sequence ATGATCCGCTTTCGCGTCGGACATCGATGGAAGCGCGAACCCGCGGAGGCGCCGCACGATTCCGTTTCGCTGGAGCTGGACGGGGTCAATCTGCTGCCTGGAGCGGTGGAAGAACCGCTCGTGGAAGCGGTGCCGGCGCTGGTGGAGGCCGTGGCGGGGCTGCACGCGGGAGGGCGGCGGCTGGCGCAGGTGTCGCTGACGGAGGCGCACCTGGAGCTGGTGCTGCGACGTTCAGGAACGGACATCGAGCTCCAGGTGGCGAGCCTGTCGCGGCCGGCCCGGCTGCTGCGCCCGCCGCTGAGGCTGGACGCCGAGGAGCTGGCGGAGGCGGCGCGGGTGGGCGGCCAGGGGTTCCTGGAGGACATCCGGAAGGTGGCCCCCCGGAGGCTGTCGGGGGCCGCCGAGCAGGGGCTCGAGCAGGCGCTGCGGCAGTTGGAGGAGCCGGTCCACCTCCGGGAGGAGCGGCGCCCCGAGCCCTTCACCCGGCGGGTGGCCCCCCCGGGGGTGCCCGGCTTCGGCTTCGCGCTGGACGACACGGATGACGTGCTGCGGCGCGCGGCGAGGGAGAAGGGCCCGGCGCTGGCGTCGCTGCTGTGCCCGGGAGAGGTGTGGCTGTCGCTGCCGGAACGGCCGGTGGCGTGGCGCGCCTCGGGGCCGCCCTTCCTGACGGCGCTGGAGCTGGCGCGGCAGGCGGCGGACCTGGCACGGGCGGTGGAGCTGGGCGAGCCGCGCTTCGGCCTGGAGCCCGCGGGCGTGCGTCCGGAGCTGACGCTGGACCTGAAGGCGGGCGAGGCGCGGCTGGGCGGGGCCACCTTCCCGCTGACGGGCGCGGCGCTGGTGGAGGCCATGTACCACCTGGGGCAGGCGCTGGCGGTGGCCATGTCGGAGCGCGAGCGGGCCCTGGCGGGCAACCCCTACCTGGTGGAGCTGACCGAGCGCTGCCGGGAAGGGCTCTCGCACCTGCGCGGGGCGGTGCAGCCTCCCGAGGAGAGCGGGATGGCGATGGCGCGGACGGCGCTGTCCACGGCGGCCTCGCGCCCGTTGAAGGTGCCGGGGCGCCTGCGCCGCCTGCGCTTCGATGACTTGTGGGAGCAACGCAAGCTGGCGGACGCGGACCAGGGGCGGCTGATGCTGGGGCGCCAGGGGCCGGTGTACTCGTCGCCGCAGATGGCGTGCGCCTTCGAGCGCAAGTCGGGCAAGCAGCTCTGGCGGCGGGCGGCGACGCACGGCGTGGCGGCCTCGACGGACGGCTACAGCCTGGCGGCGAGCGCCGTGCGCGTCTGCGGCTTCCATGGCAAGGGCGCGGGGGCGCGCTGGCTGCACGACCACGATGGGCTGCGCATCGGCCCGCAGCTGCTGCGGCAGGACGGACTGCTGCTCACCCTGTCGGATGATCGGATCGCCCTGGCCTACAACGAGATGACGGGCCGGGAGATGTGGCGCCTGACGCCTCCGCGCACGCGGCGCAGCCACCTGAGCATCCATGCCCACCGGGCCCTGCTGGCGACGGACTCGGGGTACCTGTACGGGCTGGACCTGGCGGATGGACAGGTGCGCTTCCGGGTGAGCGCGTCCCTGCCCTTCCTGGGACCCCCGGTGCCCTGGGGCCGGCGCTTCGTGGCCACCCTGGGACAGGGCTCGCACTTCGCCCTGCTGCTGTCGGACGCGCACACGGGCGAGGCGGCGTGGACGTACGAGATGTCGCTCGCCCTGCCCTCCGCGCCACTGCCGAGCGGGAAGCGGGTGTACGTGGCCGGGGAGCTGGAAGGCGAAGGCGTGCTGCTGTGCCTGGATGCGAACGGCCAGACGCGGTGGCAACGAACCCTGCACCTGGGCCCGGGGCCGTTCGCGCTGGCGAGGCTGCCGGGCGGAGTGCTGGTGACGTCGGCGCTGGGCGCGGCCACGCGGGTGAGCGACGAGGGCGAGGTGGACTGGCGGGTGGGCGCGGCGGGTGAGCAGCTCACCAAGGCGCTGCAGCCCATCATCTCGCGCGGCGTGGTGCTGGTGCCGGGCGAGCGCGTGCGCGCGGTGGATCCCGACAGCGGCAACGTGCTCGCGGAGGTACGGGCGGGCGCGGGCCTGATGGCGCTCCAGGCCGATGCCCAGCTCAACCTCTACTTCCTGGACGAGCTCGGGACGATCTCGGCCTACCGGCTCGTCTCGCACTTCGCGGTCGTGAGTAGTTAG
- a CDS encoding AAA family ATPase: MLEGLKLEGVGPSPRMSFSFAPRLNLLTGDNGLGKTFVLDLAWWALTAHEREPLPALPRKDWPGRARVEASIVRNDGKRHTVVQTIPPHLVDSSGFAINPGLTLYARVDGSFSVWDPIRNDLRWQHGMHTPLPEYEFSREELWDGLARNGRAVCNGLIRDWVSWQLKRSEPFERLRRVLRVLSAHEQEPLTPGEPTRIGIDDVRDIPTLEMPYGTIPLTHASAAVRRIVGLAYLLVWAWEEHQRAAELLREETSKSLVLLVDEVEAHLHPRWQRLILPSLMSVASELRPDVKVQILAVTHAPMLLASVEPHFDPEQDALFMFDLVGGDVKVTRADWRPRGDANAWLTSEVFDLKEPRSVEAEEAITRAKAALKDPQLPIEKVREIHNELYRLLKDTDPFWPRWLARAEAAGIEP, encoded by the coding sequence ATGCTCGAAGGGCTGAAGCTGGAGGGAGTGGGGCCGAGCCCTCGGATGTCGTTCTCGTTCGCCCCGCGTCTCAACCTGCTGACCGGGGACAATGGTCTCGGCAAGACGTTCGTGCTGGATCTGGCGTGGTGGGCGCTGACCGCCCATGAGCGGGAGCCGCTCCCCGCCCTGCCCAGGAAGGATTGGCCGGGAAGGGCCAGGGTCGAGGCATCGATCGTCAGGAACGATGGCAAGCGCCATACCGTTGTTCAGACCATTCCACCGCACCTGGTTGATTCGAGTGGATTCGCCATCAATCCAGGCCTGACCCTCTATGCACGTGTGGATGGGAGCTTCTCCGTGTGGGATCCCATCCGTAACGACCTGCGCTGGCAGCACGGCATGCATACGCCACTGCCAGAGTATGAGTTCTCACGGGAAGAACTCTGGGACGGTCTGGCGCGGAATGGCCGCGCCGTGTGTAACGGGCTCATTCGCGACTGGGTGTCCTGGCAGCTCAAGAGGTCGGAGCCCTTCGAGCGTCTGCGGCGTGTCCTCCGGGTACTCTCCGCACACGAGCAGGAGCCCTTGACGCCTGGAGAGCCCACGCGCATCGGTATCGACGACGTGCGGGACATCCCCACGCTGGAGATGCCCTACGGCACCATTCCGCTCACCCACGCATCCGCCGCGGTCAGACGGATCGTCGGGCTCGCCTACCTGCTCGTCTGGGCCTGGGAGGAACACCAACGAGCCGCCGAGCTTCTTCGGGAGGAGACATCCAAATCCCTCGTGCTGCTCGTGGACGAAGTGGAGGCACACCTTCATCCCCGGTGGCAGCGGCTCATCCTGCCGTCCCTGATGTCCGTGGCCAGTGAGCTGCGTCCCGACGTCAAGGTGCAGATCCTCGCGGTCACTCACGCCCCAATGTTGTTGGCCTCCGTCGAGCCCCACTTCGATCCGGAGCAGGACGCGCTCTTCATGTTCGACCTCGTCGGTGGCGACGTGAAGGTCACGCGTGCTGACTGGCGGCCCCGGGGAGATGCCAACGCCTGGCTCACGTCGGAGGTCTTCGATCTCAAGGAGCCCCGCTCCGTGGAGGCCGAGGAAGCCATCACCCGCGCCAAGGCCGCCCTCAAGGACCCGCAGCTGCCCATCGAGAAGGTGCGGGAGATCCACAACGAGCTCTACCGGCTGCTCAAGGATACGGATCCCTTCTGGCCTCGCTGGCTGGCCCGTGCGGAGGCTGCGGGGATCGAGCCGTGA
- a CDS encoding winged helix-turn-helix domain-containing protein encodes MTFYEAALRVLESEGRPLTFLEITEKSIAQNLLSHVGKTPELTMLSRLAAMARRTRDRKVVVTAKDTFALADWALPEDAEALAQTGVMEAHPEESLPPLRPVERHPEPRTDNVRVAGRGSERKRRREEEEEGRGGRRRRFPPIPEVVFEILSEADVALRPEQILEQARTKELAAEDATVESLLTALLEDNQRRIDAGRRPQFSFSK; translated from the coding sequence ATGACTTTTTATGAGGCCGCTCTCCGCGTGCTGGAGAGCGAAGGACGTCCCCTCACCTTCCTCGAGATCACCGAGAAGTCGATCGCCCAGAACCTGCTGTCCCACGTGGGCAAGACGCCCGAGCTGACGATGCTGTCGCGGCTCGCGGCGATGGCTCGCAGGACGCGCGATCGCAAGGTGGTCGTCACCGCCAAGGACACCTTCGCGCTCGCCGATTGGGCGTTGCCGGAGGATGCCGAGGCGCTGGCGCAGACGGGGGTGATGGAAGCCCATCCTGAGGAGAGCCTGCCGCCCCTGCGGCCGGTCGAGCGTCACCCGGAGCCGCGCACGGACAACGTGCGGGTGGCCGGCCGTGGCAGCGAGCGCAAGCGCCGCCGGGAGGAGGAGGAGGAGGGACGGGGTGGACGCCGCCGCCGCTTCCCGCCCATTCCGGAGGTGGTGTTCGAGATCCTCAGCGAGGCCGACGTGGCCCTGCGCCCGGAGCAGATCCTGGAGCAGGCGCGGACCAAGGAGCTGGCCGCGGAGGACGCCACGGTGGAGTCGCTGCTCACCGCGCTGCTGGAGGACAACC
- a CDS encoding NAD(P)H-dependent flavin oxidoreductase has product MSVTHAWRELAARLGVEHPIIQAPMAGVTTPELVAAVSNAGGLGSIGAPYMKPADIVQFARRVRELTDRPYQINLFAPQPPPAQADPGRMLAELARYHQELGLEPPKPPTSPFPPFEEQVDAVVESGAPIFSFTLGIPPPAALERLRSRGVVILGTATNVREAKLLEAAGVDAVVAQGSEAGGHRGTFAEPFEAGMVGTMALVPQVADAVRLPVIASGGIMDGRGIAAARVLGASGVQLGTAFLTCPESGATAAYKAAIREARDDSTVITRALSGRPARGLANTLSESFREEGALLPFPLQHTATGALRSAAAARGDPRFMTLWSGQAAALSRGLPAAELVRQLIAESERLG; this is encoded by the coding sequence ATGAGCGTCACCCATGCATGGCGCGAGCTCGCGGCGCGGCTCGGGGTCGAGCACCCCATCATCCAGGCCCCGATGGCCGGCGTCACGACCCCGGAGCTGGTCGCCGCCGTGTCGAACGCGGGCGGGCTGGGCTCCATCGGCGCGCCCTACATGAAGCCCGCGGACATCGTTCAGTTCGCGCGGCGGGTGCGTGAGCTCACGGACCGGCCCTATCAGATCAACCTCTTCGCGCCCCAGCCACCACCCGCCCAGGCGGACCCGGGCCGGATGCTGGCGGAGCTGGCGCGCTACCACCAGGAGCTCGGGCTCGAGCCGCCGAAGCCCCCCACCTCTCCGTTCCCGCCCTTCGAGGAGCAGGTGGACGCCGTGGTGGAGAGCGGGGCGCCGATCTTCAGCTTCACCCTGGGGATTCCACCGCCCGCGGCACTCGAGCGGCTGAGGTCACGAGGCGTGGTGATCCTCGGAACGGCGACGAACGTGCGGGAGGCGAAGCTGCTCGAGGCCGCGGGAGTCGACGCCGTGGTCGCGCAAGGCAGCGAGGCGGGCGGACACCGGGGGACGTTCGCGGAGCCCTTCGAGGCGGGGATGGTGGGCACCATGGCCCTGGTCCCGCAGGTCGCCGATGCGGTGCGCCTCCCGGTCATCGCGAGCGGAGGCATCATGGACGGGCGGGGAATCGCCGCCGCGCGTGTGCTCGGGGCGAGCGGCGTGCAGCTGGGCACGGCCTTCCTCACCTGCCCCGAGTCGGGCGCCACCGCCGCCTACAAGGCCGCGATCCGGGAGGCACGGGATGACTCGACGGTCATCACCCGCGCCTTGTCCGGACGCCCGGCCCGAGGCCTCGCCAACACGCTGTCGGAGTCCTTCCGGGAAGAAGGTGCCCTCCTCCCCTTCCCGCTCCAGCACACGGCCACGGGTGCGCTGCGAAGCGCCGCGGCGGCCCGGGGGGACCCCCGCTTCATGACGCTCTGGTCGGGTCAGGCCGCCGCGCTCTCCCGCGGCCTTCCCGCGGCGGAGCTGGTGCGGCAGCTCATCGCGGAGTCCGAGCGGCTGGGGTGA
- a CDS encoding HAD hydrolase-like protein, producing the protein MITNVVFDFDGTIANSRSVVIAAYNQVAEKHRFNPMVEADIPVLSRLSIPERCRKMGVPLLKLPLVMAEVGRTYKNVMGSVVAFDGMLPVLQTLHRHGLTVGIISTNNAENIQRFLARNGMEAVVQRIHCSSNMFGKDKVISRYLKTYGLTPEQVLYVGDEERDVVACRKTKLRVLSVSWGFEVLDVLTKAGPDFIAHQPTDILQRVAELNGLPHLA; encoded by the coding sequence ATGATCACCAACGTGGTGTTCGACTTCGACGGCACCATCGCCAACTCGAGGTCCGTGGTCATCGCCGCGTACAACCAGGTGGCGGAGAAGCATCGGTTCAACCCGATGGTCGAAGCGGACATCCCCGTCTTGAGCAGGCTCTCCATCCCGGAGAGGTGCCGCAAGATGGGCGTCCCGCTCCTCAAGCTGCCCTTGGTGATGGCGGAGGTCGGCCGGACCTACAAGAACGTCATGGGCTCGGTGGTGGCCTTCGACGGCATGCTGCCCGTGCTCCAGACGCTCCACCGCCACGGCCTCACGGTCGGCATCATCTCGACCAACAATGCCGAGAACATCCAGCGGTTCCTCGCCAGGAACGGCATGGAGGCTGTTGTCCAGCGCATCCACTGCTCCAGCAACATGTTCGGCAAGGACAAGGTCATCTCCCGGTACCTGAAGACGTACGGGCTGACCCCCGAGCAGGTGCTCTACGTCGGGGACGAAGAGCGGGACGTGGTGGCCTGCAGGAAGACGAAGCTGCGCGTGCTGTCCGTGTCGTGGGGGTTCGAGGTGCTCGACGTCCTCACGAAGGCGGGCCCCGACTTCATCGCCCATCAGCCCACGGACATCCTCCAGCGGGTGGCGGAGCTGAACGGGTTGCCTCACCTGGCGTAG
- the udk gene encoding uridine kinase, with protein MSSPLVVGIAGGTASGKTTVARKVRDALADCRVAFIDQDSYYRDLSDLTLAERREVNFDHPDAFDTDLLVEHLRELKAGRPIHKPVYDFVTSTRQKHTVRVDPGDMILIEGILVLHMKPVRDEMNVRIYVDTDDDLRILRRLERDIHERGRDFDHVVSQYLRHVRPMHMGFVEPSKHHADIIVPHGGNNDIAIGMLVGALRGRLVNPHLQR; from the coding sequence ATGTCGTCACCCCTCGTCGTTGGCATCGCCGGTGGTACCGCTTCCGGCAAGACGACGGTCGCCCGGAAGGTCCGCGATGCACTCGCCGACTGCCGCGTGGCCTTCATCGATCAGGACTCGTATTACCGGGACCTGTCGGACCTGACGCTGGCCGAGCGCCGGGAGGTCAACTTCGACCACCCGGACGCCTTCGACACGGACCTGCTCGTGGAGCACCTGCGTGAGCTGAAGGCCGGCCGGCCCATCCACAAGCCGGTCTACGATTTCGTCACCTCCACCCGGCAGAAGCACACGGTGCGCGTGGACCCGGGGGACATGATCCTCATCGAGGGCATCCTCGTGCTGCACATGAAGCCGGTGCGCGACGAGATGAACGTGCGCATCTACGTGGACACCGACGACGACCTGCGCATCCTGCGGCGGCTCGAGCGCGACATCCACGAGCGCGGGCGCGACTTCGATCACGTGGTGAGCCAGTACCTGCGCCACGTGCGCCCCATGCACATGGGCTTCGTCGAGCCCTCCAAGCACCACGCGGACATCATCGTCCCCCACGGTGGCAACAACGACATCGCCATCGGGATGCTCGTGGGCGCGCTGCGCGGCCGGCTGGTCAATCCCCACCTGCAGCGCTAG
- a CDS encoding dipeptidase: MSIRGTWLCSWMLLGSLGCAALRTPPEETAPPVAPEVVRADLHVHVTMRAALGPLFQGEPGEGVLAGSHAERFVNQVDAAALRRAGVRLILATVWPPPATRPGRGALGEALHQLAELESFTRRNPDFVLAHGAAEARRKLADGQLVLIPAVEGGEGIRRVEDVDLLYAAGARSITLVHFFDNPLADAADDQFGAAVGGLANGRDGGLTPLGAQAVRRMLQLGILIDVAHASDRTIEEVLAIAGPAGAPLLYSHTGAGWAATRCLSTPLAQRIAAGGGLIGIGLFRSPFQEVPPSERWEGFQPGTCDDDVAHWLHYARQVGPEAVLLGSDFSSAILRARPGGACPQGLRHTGDLPTLFAALEAHGLSRHTLDNSGERLLRLLETVEGRADPSVLPSARKLPVPRDDLFLERVAPLPRNQ, encoded by the coding sequence ATGAGCATCCGGGGTACGTGGCTCTGTTCGTGGATGTTGCTGGGAAGCCTGGGGTGCGCCGCCCTCCGGACGCCTCCGGAGGAGACCGCTCCCCCGGTGGCACCCGAGGTGGTCCGGGCCGATCTCCACGTGCACGTGACCATGCGCGCGGCGCTCGGGCCCCTCTTCCAGGGCGAGCCCGGGGAGGGCGTGCTGGCGGGCTCGCACGCGGAGCGCTTCGTCAACCAGGTGGACGCGGCGGCGCTGCGGCGCGCGGGTGTGCGGCTCATCCTCGCGACCGTCTGGCCGCCCCCCGCCACCCGTCCCGGCCGCGGCGCGCTGGGCGAGGCCCTCCACCAGCTCGCGGAGCTCGAGTCCTTCACCCGGCGCAACCCCGACTTCGTGCTGGCCCACGGTGCCGCGGAGGCGCGGCGGAAGCTCGCGGACGGACAGCTCGTGCTCATCCCCGCCGTCGAGGGCGGTGAGGGCATCCGGCGCGTGGAGGACGTGGACCTGCTCTACGCCGCGGGAGCGCGGTCCATCACCCTCGTCCACTTCTTCGACAACCCGCTGGCCGACGCGGCCGATGACCAGTTCGGCGCGGCGGTGGGCGGCCTCGCCAACGGACGGGATGGAGGCCTGACGCCCCTCGGCGCGCAGGCGGTCCGGAGGATGCTCCAGCTCGGCATCCTGATCGACGTGGCTCACGCCAGTGATCGGACCATCGAGGAGGTGCTCGCCATCGCCGGGCCCGCCGGCGCGCCGCTCCTCTACTCCCATACCGGGGCCGGCTGGGCCGCGACGCGCTGCCTGAGCACGCCCCTCGCCCAACGGATCGCCGCGGGCGGAGGGCTGATCGGCATCGGCCTCTTCCGCTCCCCCTTCCAGGAGGTTCCCCCCTCCGAACGCTGGGAGGGCTTCCAGCCGGGGACGTGTGACGACGACGTGGCCCACTGGCTGCACTACGCGCGACAGGTGGGCCCCGAGGCCGTCCTGCTCGGCAGCGACTTCAGCAGCGCCATCCTCCGCGCCCGGCCAGGAGGCGCCTGTCCCCAAGGCCTCCGCCATACGGGGGACCTGCCCACCTTGTTCGCCGCCCTCGAGGCCCATGGCCTCTCCCGCCACACCCTGGACAACTCCGGCGAGCGGCTGCTGCGCCTGCTCGAAACGGTGGAGGGCCGGGCGGATCCCTCCGTCCTTCCGTCCGCTCGCAAACTCCCCGTGCCACGGGACGACCTTTTCCTCGAGCGGGTGGCTCCCCTTCCCCGGAACCAATGA